Part of the Pseudodesulfovibrio mercurii genome is shown below.
CGGACTGCCCGGTCTGCGGCCATCTGCTGCGGCCCGGCGTGGTCTGGTTCGGCGAACCGCTCGTGCCCGGCGTGCTCAAGCTGGCCATAGAGGCCGTGGCCAAGGCGGACGTGTTCCTGTCGGTGGGCACCTCGAATCTGGTCCAGCCCGCCGCGTCGTTCTACCAACTGGCCAAGGACCATGGGGCCGTGACCGTGGAGGTCAATATGGAGCCGACCCCGAACACCGGGTTCATGGACTTCGCCCTGCACGGCCCGGCCGGAGACATCCTGCCCGAGCTGGCGGGCGGGCTGGCCGGGTGAGCCATGGCCGCCGACATCATCTATGAATTGCTGACGCCCGAACGGGAGGAGCAGGCCCGCGATCTGGTGCGCGAGGTCTTCGCCGCCTTCGTCGCCCCCGGCTTTTCCTCGACCGGGCGCATCGCCTTCGAGGCGTTCCTGTGCCGGTCCTCTTTTTCCCGCAGATCGGGCAGGGGATTCGCCCTTGCCGCCCGGCGGGCCGGGGGGATCGTCGGCGTCATCGACGTGGCGGACGGCGGCCACGTGGCCCTGTTCTTCGTCTCCGGTGAGCACCGGGGGCGCGGGGTGGGCCGGACGCTCATGCGGCTGGCCGGGGAGCGCTGCCTGCGGGACCTCCCTACACCCGGCCGGATGACGGTCAATGCCTCGCCGGGATCGGTCGGGGCCTACGCCGCCATGGGGTTCGTCCCGGCGGGCGGCGAGGAGGAGCGCGACGGCATCCGCTTCGTGCCCATGGTCCTCGCCCTGGACGAGCCGGAAAAGCCCGCCGCGCCTTGACGCGGATGTTCGAAAGAGCGTAATGGGTTTGTCTATGAATACACCCATATCATACAATTACTTTTGTGGACGCGGGTGGCGTAACGTCAAGCGGCCCGATTCCTAGTCGCGCAATGAAGCGATCCGCTGCCGGTCCTGGCGGCGGCGTGCTTCCGCGCGCGGTTGGACATCGGAAATGCCGCCGGCTGCAACGCCGACGGTTTTTTTCGTCAACCCGCAGGGGCCGGACGGGGAGCCGGGAAGCTTCCGCCCGCATCGGTCCCGATCGCGCAACCGTTCGGAGGAACACATGTCAGTGAAGAAGATTTTCCTGCCCCAGGACCAGATGCCCACCCAGTGGTACAACCCCATGCCGGACCTGCCCACGCCCATGGCCCCGCCCCTCAACCCGGAGACCATGGAGCCGCTGACCCCGGACATGCTCTCGCCCATCTTCCCCGACTCCCTCATCGCCCAGGAAATGAGCACGGACCGGTTCATCGACATCCCGGCCGAGGTCATGGACGTCTACCGGATCTGGCGGCCCTCGCCCCTGGTGCGCGCCGACCGGCTGGAACGGGCCATCGGGGCCAAGTGCAAGATATTCTACAAGGACGAGTCCGTGTCCCCGGCGG
Proteins encoded:
- a CDS encoding GNAT family N-acetyltransferase, with the protein product MAADIIYELLTPEREEQARDLVREVFAAFVAPGFSSTGRIAFEAFLCRSSFSRRSGRGFALAARRAGGIVGVIDVADGGHVALFFVSGEHRGRGVGRTLMRLAGERCLRDLPTPGRMTVNASPGSVGAYAAMGFVPAGGEEERDGIRFVPMVLALDEPEKPAAP